A genome region from Manihot esculenta cultivar AM560-2 chromosome 5, M.esculenta_v8, whole genome shotgun sequence includes the following:
- the LOC110615419 gene encoding allene oxide synthase-like, which produces MASSALPSPYLQSQFQPLRSSSKPCSRRSFVLPIKASISEKPSIAASPRSVSPVEPSKLPFRKIPGDYGLPFIGPIKDRLDYFYNQGKEEYFKSRAQKYQSTVFRANMPPGPLIASNPHVVVLLDGKSFSVLFDVTKVEKKDLFTGTFMPSTDLTGGYRILSYLDPSEPKHTQLKNFLFYLLKARRDHVIPEFSSTYTGLFESLEKDLASKGKVGFNDPGEQAAFSFLGRCYFGVDPVNTKVGTDGPSLIAKWQLFQLAPILTLGLPAFIEEPTIHTFRLPPQLVKKDYQRLYDYFYSSAGSLLDEAEKMGLSREEACHNILFATCFNTFGGLKIFFPNILKWIGRAGVKLHTQLAQEIRSVLKSNGEQITMAALEQMPLMKSTVYEAFRIEPPVRAQYGKAKRDLVIESHDAAFEVKEGEMIFGYQPFATRDPKIFDRPDEYIPDRFVGDGEKLLKHVLWSNGPETEHPTVGNKQCAGKDFVVFISRLFVVELFRRYDSFEIEVGSSALGSSITITSLKRASF; this is translated from the coding sequence ATGGCTTCCTCAGCCCTCCCTTCTCCTTACCTCCAATCTCAATTCCAGCCTCTCAGAAGTTCATCTAAGCCCTGCTCTCGAAGATCCTTTGTCTTGCCAATCAAAGCCTCTATCTCTGAAAAACCATCTATTGCTGCCTCACCGCGGTCTGTTTCCCCAGTTGAACCTTCCAAACTCCCTTTTCGCAAAATCCCCGGCGATTATGGCCTCCCTTTTATCGGACCCATCAAAGATCGACTTGATTATTTTTACAATCAGGGGAAAGAAGAGTACTTCAAATCTAGAGCTCAAAAGTACCAGTCAACGGTGTTCAGGGCCAATATGCCTCCTGGTCCTCTCATAGCTTCCAATCCACACGTGGTCGTTTTGCTTGATGGGAAGAGCTTTTCTGTTCTTTTCGATGTAACTAAGGTCGAAAAGAAAGATCTTTTTACTGGTACTTTCATGCCCTCCACAGATCTCACCGGCGGCTACAGAATTCTCTCTTATCTTGACCCGTCTGAGCCGAAGCATACCCAACTCAAGAACTTCTTGTTCTATCTCTTGAAGGCTCGCCGGGATCATGTAATCCCTGAGTTCAGTTCAACTTATACCGGACTGTTTGAGAGCTTGGAGAAGGATCTTGCGTCAAAGGGTAAAGTCGGTTTCAACGATCCCGGCGAGCAAGCGGCGTTTAGCTTTCTGGGCCGGTGTTACTTCGGTGTAGACCCTGTGAATACTAAAGTTGggactgatggaccttctctgATAGCTAAATGGCAACTGTTTCAACTTGCTCCGATACTCACACTTGGCCTTCCTGCGTTTATTGAAGAACCCACCATCCACACCTTCCGGCTACCTCCTCAGCTCGTCAAAAAAGATTACCAGCGACTCTACGATTACTTCTACTCCTCCGCCGGATCCCTCCTTGACGAGGCTGAGAAGATGGGTCTCTCGCGAGAAGAAGCTTGTCACAATATCCTTTTTGCCACTTGCTTTAACACCTTCGGAGGCCTTAAGATCTTTTTCCCGAACATACTCAAGTGGATCGGTCGTGcaggagtgaagcttcataccCAATTAGCCCAAGAGATCAGATCAGTCCTTAAATCCAACGGAGAACAGATCACGATGGCTGCTCTGGAACAGATGCCACTGATGAAATCCACTGTGTACGAAGCATTCCGTATCGAACCGCCGGTACGAGCACAGTACGGGAAAGCAAAGCGTGATTTGGTCATCGAGAGTCACGACGCAGCTTTTGAAGTAAAAGAAGGTGAAATGATATTCGGGTACCAACCATTCGCGACGAGAGATCCGAAAATATTCGACAGACCCGATGAGTACATTCCGGATCGATTCGTCGGCGACGGAGAAAAGTTATTGAAGCACGTGCTGTGGTCAAACGGACCAGAGACAGAGCATCCAACGGTGGGAAACAAACAGTGCGCGGGTAAAGATTTCGTGGTATTTATATCAAGACTTTTCGTGGTTGAATTATTTCGACGATACGATtcgtttgaaattgaagttggATCATCGGCGTTGGGGTCTTCCATCACCATTACGTCGTTGAAGAGGGCGAGTTTTTAA